The Methanobacterium sp. BAmetb5 genome includes a region encoding these proteins:
- a CDS encoding Mur ligase family protein, which produces MVVIMNAAVIGLGVEGLNAVESLLNHGYTVYASDVNLDIELETVEGLDVDRGFHDFGKIEDSDLVVLSPGLWNKPAFQQIKSEKKLLSDVVTSHRSLFTIGVTGTNGKTTTTMMIASILENAGLNVLTGGNAGGGFKGYTEVILEAASHDYDVLLVEVCDMTLDFCNHNFDFDLVVVTNIGRDHLEVHHSLENYLKSLQQFVTGKKIVLNQGNKNLDALSEAASEAHSFTKTPYELNLFGDFNRENAAAASKVAEIIGISKETIQKTLKEFQVLPGRASVINLPHSQIVVGKTDNADAAAAVLNEVKFPVIILGTPRKGEMCRLDIFREASKTDCQIIALFPGLDDTRQEVQKVLEEEEYQGKVYNLTDVKAVVEFALQCSEEYPHVFIGGNGQRKIIEITQCLKEALAAK; this is translated from the coding sequence ATGGTTGTTATAATGAATGCTGCAGTGATTGGTTTGGGAGTAGAGGGCCTTAATGCTGTTGAATCTCTTCTCAATCACGGTTATACAGTTTATGCTTCCGATGTCAATCTAGACATTGAATTAGAAACAGTTGAAGGTCTGGATGTTGATCGGGGATTTCATGATTTTGGAAAAATCGAGGACTCGGATTTAGTGGTTTTGAGCCCGGGTTTATGGAATAAACCTGCCTTTCAACAAATTAAGTCTGAAAAGAAACTTTTATCCGATGTTGTAACTTCTCATCGTTCCCTATTCACCATTGGTGTCACTGGTACCAATGGAAAGACCACCACCACCATGATGATTGCCAGTATACTGGAAAATGCCGGTTTGAATGTTCTTACCGGTGGAAATGCAGGTGGGGGCTTTAAGGGCTACACTGAAGTGATTCTAGAAGCAGCCTCCCATGATTACGATGTTCTCCTGGTAGAAGTCTGCGATATGACCCTGGACTTCTGTAACCACAACTTTGACTTTGACCTGGTGGTAGTGACCAACATAGGCCGAGACCATCTGGAAGTACACCACTCCCTGGAAAACTACCTGAAATCCTTACAGCAATTCGTGACCGGGAAAAAAATTGTTTTAAATCAAGGTAATAAAAATCTGGACGCGTTAAGTGAAGCAGCAAGCGAAGCTCACTCTTTCACCAAAACTCCCTATGAATTAAACTTATTTGGAGATTTTAATCGTGAAAATGCAGCTGCTGCATCAAAAGTAGCAGAAATAATAGGAATATCCAAGGAAACCATTCAAAAAACCCTTAAAGAGTTCCAAGTTTTGCCAGGGAGAGCCTCAGTTATCAATCTCCCCCATTCCCAGATAGTGGTCGGCAAAACTGATAATGCCGATGCTGCTGCTGCAGTTCTTAATGAAGTTAAATTTCCGGTTATAATCCTGGGAACTCCCCGTAAGGGTGAAATGTGCCGTTTGGATATTTTCAGGGAAGCTTCTAAAACTGACTGCCAGATCATAGCCCTTTTCCCTGGACTGGACGACACCCGCCAAGAGGTGCAGAAAGTACTGGAGGAAGAAGAATACCAGGGAAAAGTTTACAACCTAACTGATGTAAAGGCTGTGGTTGAATTTGCACTCCAATGCTCTGAAGAATATCCCCATGTATTTATTGGGGGTAACGGGCAGCGGAAAATTATAGAGATCACCCAGTGTTTAAAGGAGGCCCTTGCGGCAAAATAA
- a CDS encoding DUF367 family protein, translating into MPHKVVIYHAEQCDPKKCTTRKLAKQKEIRMVSRLNQIPRGALVLDPFSPKAVSPEDHDLVVEKGIVGLDCSWKRIDKSSAMFRGTETHRSLPFLVAANPTNYGKPCILSTAEAVAATLYIVGLKDNAIQIMSHFKWGPHFLELNHELLEAYSRARSSREVVDIQNEFIGG; encoded by the coding sequence ATGCCTCATAAAGTAGTTATATACCACGCAGAACAGTGTGATCCGAAAAAGTGCACCACCCGTAAACTGGCTAAGCAAAAGGAAATCAGAATGGTTTCTCGCCTGAACCAGATCCCCCGGGGTGCCCTGGTACTGGACCCCTTCTCACCCAAGGCAGTTTCGCCTGAAGACCATGATTTGGTGGTTGAAAAAGGGATTGTAGGTCTTGATTGTTCATGGAAGCGGATTGACAAATCCTCGGCTATGTTCAGAGGAACAGAGACTCACCGCTCCCTTCCTTTCCTGGTGGCAGCCAACCCCACCAACTATGGTAAACCCTGTATACTGTCCACTGCTGAGGCAGTGGCAGCAACCTTATATATAGTGGGGCTTAAAGATAATGCTATTCAGATTATGTCCCACTTCAAGTGGGGACCTCATTTTCTGGAGCTTAATCATGAGCTCTTAGAGGCATACTCCCGGGCTCGTAGCAGTCGGGAAGTTGTAGATATTCAGAATGAATTCATAGGAGGCTAA
- a CDS encoding PAS domain S-box protein translates to MKEKILLVEDDAIESMDIKRTLKSFGYAVPFTASRGEEAVKIAKKEMPDLILMDIVLKGEIDGIEAATQIKKLDIPLIFLTAHSEDATVQKAKRITPYGYLIKPYDPFELKHAIELALYKNKMEKKLKKSEKRYKSIVEAANEGIWGTDANFNINYVNPKMAEILGYNAREILGKPVTTFMFDEDIPVYEKQMKTSMEGGSKNYELRLRHKDGSEVFTLVAVTPLEDDPGSFDGSFTIFTDITHHKKVEKQLKDSKIQLNDIIESSPVLQFVIDKNHQVIHWNQAMADYSGIPSEEIMGTRNHWKAFYDEKRPCLADIILESDVLTRDKWYSGKYVKSDHLKGVFEVEDFFPSLGETGKWLHFAAAPLKDSEGTIIGALETLEDITPRKMTELALKESEEKFRVLSDNAPVAIVVYQDDKIVYVNEFAAKISGYSKEEFYSRNFWEFFHPDDHELLKSRGAAGLRGERVPKKYEVRFITKLGKTRYVVLSAGKIIYGSKPAVLTILVDITHQKMVEIRLKESEERLMMGMGMAKLVYWEYDTESDLFTFDDRFYSLYGTSAQKEGGYKMSSQEYGERFVPPEERGLVEEEVAKALETDDPNFSSTIQHSIIRADGEKRYIIVRIRVLLDENDHKIGTRGVNQDITEVILAEKNLASSESKYRAIFDNIKSAVAVYDAIDNGSNFVFKDFNNAAEDIEDIKRGDVIGRRVTEIFPAVKEFGLFEVLQRVWKTGKPEKHPVSIYKDERIRGWRENYIYKLPSGDIVAVYDDMTEVKQYEEELEKNQNRLRSLVRILQYRAESVQDFLDYALEEAIGLTGSKIGYIFHYFEDKKELILNTWSKGVMKECSITDEPMVYKLEKTGIWGEAVRQRKPIIVNDFQAEHPLKKGYPEGHAPLYKFMTLPVFKANEIVAVVGVANKGNDYTETDILQLELLMDGVWKVVGTQEAEEALKKSETRYRAIFENTGTATAISEDDSTLSLVNEEFAKLTGFSKGEIENKKTWEDFFVKEELPRMNEYHKLRRTDPDAAPRNYETVLIDRRGIRKDVFMSVTLLPDTKKSLVSVLDITEKKQSRKKLRQELKIGQSLASVYVPLISPLTTIQEISAVILKEVLSLTQSEHGFVATVDQENQDLVNHTLTKMMPQCEVYGDGKIPEEIRFPIGRDGKYPGLWGHCLNTKEAFYTNQAQKHPSSLGAPPGHIDLEKFLAVPVLIDGELVGEIGLANPVGKDFSENDLEAVGRVAAFFALAIQRRGYEEQIKKSLDEKELLLREIHHRVKNNMQIITSILNLQSFTLKDPEMLDILKKNQNRIKSMAMIHEKLYQSPNLVQIDFSDYLKSLTTDLVYTYLLKDREIEIDLDLDSNIMLNIETSMPCGLIYSELLSNSIKHAFPGDKAGRIEVKFKRVDEGLMLVVSDNGVGLSSEIDFRKTDTLGLQLITSLVKQIDGTIDIDRTNGTSFTIIFQELRYKDRM, encoded by the coding sequence GTGAAAGAGAAAATTCTCCTGGTGGAGGACGATGCCATAGAATCCATGGATATTAAGCGTACCTTAAAATCTTTTGGCTATGCTGTTCCTTTCACTGCTTCTCGCGGAGAAGAGGCTGTAAAAATTGCAAAAAAGGAAATGCCAGACCTTATTTTGATGGATATAGTATTGAAAGGGGAGATAGATGGTATTGAAGCAGCAACACAAATTAAAAAACTGGACATACCCCTAATTTTTTTAACAGCTCATTCTGAAGATGCAACAGTACAAAAAGCTAAACGTATAACTCCTTATGGTTATTTAATTAAACCTTATGATCCTTTTGAACTTAAACATGCTATTGAGCTCGCTCTTTATAAAAATAAGATGGAAAAAAAGTTAAAAAAAAGTGAAAAACGTTATAAATCTATAGTTGAGGCTGCTAATGAGGGGATATGGGGTACAGATGCTAATTTTAATATAAACTATGTTAACCCAAAAATGGCGGAAATTTTGGGATACAATGCCCGAGAAATTCTGGGAAAACCAGTGACCACTTTCATGTTTGACGAAGATATCCCGGTTTATGAAAAACAGATGAAAACTAGTATGGAAGGAGGTTCAAAGAATTACGAGCTACGCCTCAGACACAAAGATGGTTCAGAGGTTTTCACCCTGGTGGCAGTCACCCCCTTAGAAGATGACCCGGGAAGTTTCGATGGTTCATTTACCATTTTTACCGACATCACTCATCATAAAAAAGTTGAAAAACAACTTAAAGATAGTAAAATTCAATTAAATGACATCATTGAAAGTTCTCCAGTCTTACAATTTGTTATTGATAAAAATCACCAAGTTATCCACTGGAATCAGGCCATGGCGGATTACAGTGGAATTCCCTCTGAAGAAATTATGGGAACTCGTAATCACTGGAAAGCTTTTTATGATGAAAAAAGGCCCTGTTTAGCGGATATAATATTGGAATCGGATGTTTTAACACGGGATAAATGGTATTCTGGTAAATATGTTAAGTCGGATCATTTAAAAGGAGTCTTTGAAGTTGAAGACTTCTTCCCGTCCCTGGGAGAAACTGGGAAATGGTTACATTTTGCTGCGGCACCTCTCAAAGATTCGGAAGGTACCATCATTGGGGCTTTGGAAACATTGGAAGATATCACACCCCGTAAAATGACTGAATTAGCCTTGAAGGAGAGTGAAGAAAAGTTCCGTGTCTTATCTGATAATGCCCCCGTGGCTATTGTCGTTTACCAGGATGATAAAATAGTGTATGTCAATGAATTTGCTGCAAAAATAAGTGGATACAGTAAAGAAGAATTTTACAGCAGGAATTTTTGGGAATTCTTCCATCCGGATGACCATGAGTTGTTAAAAAGCAGGGGTGCTGCTGGGTTAAGAGGAGAAAGGGTCCCTAAAAAATATGAAGTTAGGTTTATTACTAAATTGGGAAAAACTCGTTATGTTGTTCTTTCTGCAGGTAAAATCATTTACGGGAGTAAACCAGCAGTATTAACTATTTTGGTGGATATAACTCATCAAAAAATGGTGGAAATCAGACTCAAAGAGAGTGAAGAACGTTTGATGATGGGTATGGGTATGGCCAAACTGGTTTACTGGGAATATGATACAGAGAGTGACTTGTTCACTTTTGATGATCGGTTTTATTCCCTTTATGGTACCAGTGCACAGAAAGAAGGAGGTTATAAAATGTCCTCCCAGGAATATGGGGAACGTTTCGTACCTCCGGAGGAACGAGGGTTGGTGGAAGAGGAAGTGGCTAAGGCCCTGGAAACTGATGACCCTAATTTTTCCAGCACCATCCAACACAGCATAATACGTGCCGATGGGGAGAAAAGATACATAATAGTGCGAATTAGAGTCTTACTGGATGAAAATGATCATAAAATAGGAACCAGGGGTGTAAATCAAGATATAACTGAAGTTATACTGGCTGAGAAGAATTTGGCAAGTTCTGAAAGTAAATACCGGGCCATATTTGATAATATTAAAAGTGCAGTGGCGGTCTACGATGCCATTGACAATGGTTCAAACTTTGTTTTTAAAGATTTCAATAATGCTGCCGAAGATATTGAAGATATCAAAAGGGGAGATGTTATTGGCCGTAGAGTAACTGAGATTTTTCCGGCAGTTAAGGAATTTGGATTATTTGAAGTATTGCAGAGGGTTTGGAAGACAGGAAAACCAGAAAAACATCCAGTTTCCATTTATAAGGATGAACGAATCCGGGGCTGGAGGGAAAATTACATATACAAACTACCATCTGGCGATATAGTGGCAGTTTATGATGATATGACCGAGGTAAAGCAGTATGAGGAAGAACTGGAGAAGAATCAAAATCGTTTAAGAAGTTTAGTAAGGATACTCCAGTATCGGGCTGAATCAGTTCAGGATTTCCTGGATTATGCTCTTGAAGAGGCCATTGGATTAACTGGGAGTAAAATAGGATATATATTCCACTACTTTGAAGATAAAAAGGAGTTAATTCTTAATACATGGTCCAAGGGGGTGATGAAAGAGTGCAGTATTACTGATGAACCTATGGTTTATAAACTGGAAAAAACTGGTATTTGGGGTGAAGCAGTACGCCAAAGAAAACCCATCATTGTGAATGATTTTCAGGCAGAACATCCCCTTAAAAAGGGTTACCCTGAAGGTCATGCCCCTCTTTATAAGTTCATGACCCTACCGGTATTTAAAGCCAATGAAATAGTTGCTGTGGTGGGAGTGGCTAATAAAGGCAATGATTACACGGAAACTGATATTTTACAGCTCGAACTTTTAATGGATGGAGTATGGAAGGTTGTGGGCACTCAAGAAGCTGAGGAAGCCTTAAAAAAATCTGAAACCAGATATAGGGCTATTTTTGAAAATACGGGCACGGCCACGGCAATCAGTGAGGATGATAGTACCTTATCTCTGGTGAATGAAGAATTTGCCAAGCTCACTGGGTTTTCCAAGGGTGAAATTGAAAATAAAAAGACTTGGGAAGATTTCTTTGTTAAAGAAGAATTACCGCGGATGAATGAGTATCATAAACTTCGCAGAACCGATCCGGATGCTGCTCCCCGAAATTATGAGACAGTTCTTATTGATCGAAGGGGAATACGGAAGGATGTTTTTATGAGTGTGACCCTGTTACCCGATACCAAAAAGAGCCTGGTTTCAGTTTTGGATATAACTGAAAAGAAGCAGTCCCGTAAAAAACTCAGGCAGGAATTAAAAATAGGCCAATCACTGGCCAGTGTTTATGTTCCATTAATATCCCCCCTTACCACCATTCAGGAAATCTCGGCAGTTATTTTAAAGGAGGTATTATCCCTCACCCAAAGTGAGCATGGATTTGTAGCCACAGTGGACCAGGAAAACCAGGATCTGGTGAATCACACTCTTACTAAAATGATGCCTCAATGTGAAGTGTATGGGGATGGAAAAATACCCGAAGAGATAAGATTCCCCATTGGACGGGATGGTAAATATCCTGGACTGTGGGGGCACTGTTTAAATACAAAGGAAGCATTCTACACCAATCAAGCTCAAAAACATCCATCATCCCTGGGAGCACCACCCGGACACATTGACTTGGAAAAGTTTCTGGCAGTTCCTGTATTGATTGATGGTGAACTGGTGGGGGAAATTGGACTAGCCAACCCGGTTGGTAAGGATTTCTCTGAAAATGATTTGGAAGCAGTTGGAAGGGTTGCCGCCTTTTTTGCCCTTGCCATCCAACGTAGAGGATATGAAGAACAGATCAAGAAGTCCCTGGATGAGAAGGAATTGTTACTCCGGGAGATACATCACCGTGTGAAAAATAACATGCAGATTATAACCAGTATTTTAAATCTACAATCATTCACTCTTAAAGACCCTGAAATGTTGGATATATTGAAAAAGAATCAGAACAGAATTAAATCCATGGCCATGATCCATGAAAAACTGTACCAATCTCCTAATCTGGTGCAGATAGACTTTAGTGATTATCTGAAAAGTTTAACCACGGATCTGGTTTACACTTACCTACTTAAAGACAGAGAAATTGAGATAGACTTGGATCTGGACAGTAACATCATGTTAAACATTGAAACATCCATGCCCTGCGGGTTGATCTACAGTGAATTACTCTCTAACAGTATAAAACATGCCTTTCCCGGGGACAAGGCGGGTAGAATAGAGGTTAAATTCAAGCGAGTTGATGAGGGACTAATGTTAGTGGTAAGTGATAATGGTGTTGGTCTATCTTCGGAGATTGATTTCCGCAAAACCGATACATTGGGACTTCAATTAATCACTAGTCTGGTTAAACAGATAGATGGAACTATTGATATCGATAGAACCAATGGAACTTCATTTACCATCATCTTCCAGGAACTAAGATACAAGGATAGAATGTGA
- a CDS encoding ATP-binding protein, whose translation MKNLIFPFSAIVGQEKVKKALVLNAINPSIGGVLIKGDKGTGKTTAVRALADLLPPLQVIKGCPFNCDPDDPASFCDSCREESEIQVEEKKMRVVELPLGATEDRVVGSINIEKALKEGMKALEPGILADANRNILYVDEINLLDDNLVDVLLDAAAYGINTVEREGISLVHPSNFILVGTMNPAEGELRPQLSDRIGLQISVQSIMDIEDRVKIMERREAFEKDPHAFREEFKEYQDQILENIIEARTLLPQVQVSPEMMKVIAQLCVDIGVDGHRADIAILKTSKTLAAYYKHQEVEPIDVEEAAALVLGERFHKKSLDEEKIKKQINNAVNEVSRDETGDDKKKSQNQ comes from the coding sequence TTGAAAAACCTGATTTTTCCATTTTCGGCTATTGTAGGTCAAGAAAAAGTTAAAAAAGCCCTGGTATTGAATGCGATCAATCCATCCATTGGGGGGGTCCTGATCAAGGGGGATAAGGGAACCGGGAAGACCACGGCAGTGCGAGCCCTGGCTGATCTTTTACCTCCACTGCAGGTTATTAAGGGATGTCCCTTTAACTGTGATCCGGATGATCCGGCTTCTTTCTGTGATTCCTGCCGAGAGGAATCAGAAATACAGGTGGAAGAAAAGAAAATGCGGGTGGTTGAACTGCCACTGGGAGCCACAGAAGACCGGGTTGTTGGATCTATTAACATTGAAAAAGCACTTAAAGAGGGTATGAAAGCACTGGAACCTGGTATATTGGCCGATGCTAATCGTAACATCTTATATGTTGATGAAATAAATCTTCTGGATGATAATCTTGTTGATGTTCTCCTGGATGCTGCGGCTTATGGAATAAATACTGTAGAACGTGAAGGAATTTCACTGGTACATCCTTCCAACTTCATACTGGTGGGAACCATGAACCCGGCTGAAGGGGAGCTCCGGCCGCAGTTATCAGACAGGATAGGCCTGCAGATCTCAGTGCAGAGTATAATGGATATTGAGGACCGGGTGAAGATCATGGAAAGAAGGGAGGCCTTTGAAAAGGATCCCCATGCCTTCCGGGAAGAATTTAAGGAATACCAGGACCAGATACTGGAAAACATTATTGAAGCCCGCACACTCCTCCCCCAAGTCCAGGTTTCACCAGAGATGATGAAGGTAATAGCCCAGCTATGCGTTGATATAGGTGTAGATGGGCACCGGGCAGATATCGCCATTTTAAAGACTTCAAAAACCTTAGCTGCATACTACAAACACCAGGAAGTGGAACCAATAGATGTGGAAGAGGCAGCTGCCCTGGTTTTAGGTGAAAGATTCCATAAAAAGTCACTGGATGAAGAAAAAATCAAAAAACAAATAAATAACGCGGTGAATGAAGTTTCACGTGATGAAACTGGGGATGATAAAAAAAAGTCCCAGAACCAGTAG
- a CDS encoding DUF169 domain-containing protein, with protein MCESNGYDFIASKLKENLDLKKSPVAIKFVLREKDIPEGIPKVDETLRHCELVQKASKGDVFYATVEEQKCKGGAAALGLMDAPEKIKTGEFYYELGRFSGLGSAKKTMESIPKVDPIMYALLYAPLDKATFDPDVIVLIVNPAQAMKLSQALVYTMGGRVEVDFAGIQSICADAVAGPFTRRQPNITLGCSGSRGYADIKEDEVIVGLTGENIGCVVNALENMS; from the coding sequence ATGTGTGAGTCAAATGGATACGATTTCATAGCAAGTAAGTTAAAGGAAAACCTGGATCTTAAAAAATCTCCGGTAGCCATAAAATTCGTTTTAAGAGAAAAAGATATTCCTGAAGGCATCCCCAAAGTTGATGAAACATTAAGACACTGTGAACTGGTGCAGAAAGCCAGTAAAGGTGATGTTTTTTATGCCACAGTTGAGGAACAGAAGTGTAAAGGAGGAGCAGCTGCACTGGGCCTTATGGATGCCCCGGAGAAGATCAAGACTGGTGAGTTTTACTATGAACTGGGCCGATTTTCTGGTTTAGGATCCGCCAAAAAAACCATGGAATCCATACCCAAGGTCGACCCCATAATGTACGCCCTTTTATATGCTCCACTGGATAAGGCCACCTTTGACCCGGATGTTATTGTACTCATAGTTAACCCTGCTCAGGCCATGAAGCTTTCCCAGGCCCTGGTTTATACTATGGGTGGGCGGGTGGAAGTGGACTTTGCTGGAATCCAGTCCATCTGTGCCGATGCAGTTGCTGGACCATTCACACGCCGCCAGCCTAACATCACCCTGGGATGCAGTGGTTCCAGAGGATATGCTGATATAAAAGAGGATGAGGTTATTGTAGGCCTCACTGGAGAAAACATTGGCTGTGTGGTCAATGCCCTGGAAAATATGAGTTAA
- a CDS encoding VWA domain-containing protein produces the protein MKLKTLKKEEEKVESQEEEVDVKKLLKTKGKKKQRIYGKRMDSKTQKGRYIKSKLPKDSSGDIAIDATLRAAAMSSNGEIKVKSEDLRHKIRKHGAKASIAMVVDISGSMFSDRKANKLKGILNSVIEDVNRHHDRISVVGFKGEKAEVIIPTTGRATSFREQVDNIRVGGTTPLAAGMQKGLEILEKEKLKAEFVPFLLVLSDGMPNVALEEGPMKDALNIAEKIKEKEIHTVIINFERSVRYGHEVNMELALAAGGRYYDLEDLKDPAGAMAKLLEYERENL, from the coding sequence ATGAAGCTTAAAACCCTGAAAAAAGAAGAGGAGAAGGTGGAATCCCAGGAAGAAGAAGTGGATGTTAAAAAACTCCTGAAAACTAAGGGGAAAAAGAAACAGCGCATTTATGGTAAACGGATGGATTCCAAGACTCAAAAAGGCCGTTACATAAAAAGCAAACTTCCTAAAGACTCTTCTGGAGATATTGCCATTGACGCTACATTGCGGGCGGCGGCAATGAGTTCAAATGGCGAAATTAAGGTCAAAAGTGAGGATTTGCGCCATAAAATCCGTAAACACGGTGCCAAAGCATCCATTGCCATGGTGGTGGATATCAGTGGGTCCATGTTCTCTGACCGAAAGGCCAATAAATTGAAGGGAATTTTAAACAGTGTAATTGAGGATGTTAACCGGCACCACGACCGTATAAGTGTGGTGGGATTTAAAGGGGAAAAAGCAGAGGTAATCATTCCTACCACTGGGCGGGCCACTTCTTTCCGGGAACAGGTGGATAACATCCGGGTTGGTGGAACCACCCCCCTGGCTGCCGGGATGCAGAAGGGCCTGGAGATTCTGGAGAAGGAGAAATTAAAGGCGGAATTTGTTCCCTTCTTACTGGTACTCTCGGATGGCATGCCCAATGTGGCCCTGGAAGAGGGTCCCATGAAGGACGCCCTTAATATCGCCGAGAAAATCAAGGAAAAAGAAATACACACCGTGATCATAAACTTTGAAAGGTCGGTGCGCTACGGTCATGAAGTGAACATGGAACTGGCCCTGGCTGCTGGGGGACGCTACTACGACCTGGAAGATTTAAAAGATCCTGCCGGAGCCATGGCCAAGTTACTGGAATACGAGCGGGAAAATCTTTAG
- a CDS encoding geranylgeranylglyceryl/heptaprenylglyceryl phosphate synthase, producing the protein MKVEEYLTESLKKGKLHLTLLDPEEQDPKKALEIATAAVAGGTDGIMLGGSTTDSQDLDATAKILQENLDVPIILFPGNTTGVSSYADAIFFMSLLNSNNPYWIIGAQALGSPKIKKIGIETIPMGYVIVQPGGTAGWVGDAKLIPRNKADIAVAYAMAAEFLGMRLFYLEAGSGAEQPIPPEMIQKVKMLTNHLVLVGGGIRTGEDARKAVQAGADIIVTGTVVENTSHIKEKIAGIVEGIKSI; encoded by the coding sequence GTGAAGGTAGAAGAATACTTAACTGAATCCCTGAAAAAGGGGAAACTTCATTTAACTCTTCTTGATCCAGAAGAGCAGGACCCTAAAAAGGCCCTAGAAATTGCTACCGCAGCAGTGGCCGGGGGTACTGATGGAATTATGCTGGGTGGATCCACCACCGACTCTCAGGATCTGGATGCCACGGCCAAAATACTCCAGGAGAACCTGGATGTGCCTATAATACTCTTTCCCGGTAACACTACTGGAGTGAGCAGTTACGCTGATGCCATATTTTTCATGAGTTTACTTAATTCAAACAATCCTTACTGGATTATCGGTGCACAGGCCTTGGGGTCTCCAAAAATCAAAAAAATCGGAATCGAAACCATCCCCATGGGATACGTTATTGTACAGCCCGGTGGAACTGCTGGATGGGTGGGAGATGCCAAACTAATCCCCCGAAACAAAGCAGACATTGCTGTGGCCTACGCCATGGCTGCAGAGTTCCTGGGAATGAGATTATTCTACCTGGAGGCTGGTTCCGGAGCAGAACAGCCCATACCTCCCGAGATGATCCAGAAGGTTAAAATGTTAACCAACCATCTGGTACTGGTAGGTGGAGGTATCCGGACCGGAGAAGATGCCCGAAAAGCAGTCCAGGCCGGCGCAGATATCATTGTTACCGGAACCGTGGTGGAAAACACCTCCCACATAAAGGAAAAAATAGCCGGAATTGTGGAAGGGATTAAATCCATTTAA
- a CDS encoding NTP transferase domain-containing protein, translating into MNGVSCIITAAGKNRRMREDLKSKGMEIKHKLLFEINGDPLINFTVKNALRTDIDECIVVLGHFMDELYPSLESITDFRLCIIENPEVNVELSQTLLNGVLKSKYDYCLCLAGDQPTVTTRTMQNLLDQLTNSQDPTNTISILARGRTGYLKSAGGLGMPFACHTSLLKRYLSGAEDNLNPILRRMVAEGVSLYGVPGENELELVNINRYDDYLKVLDCLRKLN; encoded by the coding sequence ATGAACGGAGTATCATGTATCATAACTGCCGCTGGTAAAAACCGGCGAATGAGAGAAGACCTTAAAAGTAAGGGAATGGAAATAAAGCATAAATTACTTTTTGAAATCAACGGGGACCCTCTCATAAATTTCACAGTCAAAAATGCACTGCGCACTGATATTGACGAGTGCATCGTGGTTCTTGGACATTTTATGGACGAATTATACCCTTCCTTAGAAAGTATAACTGATTTTCGCCTTTGTATAATTGAAAATCCAGAGGTAAATGTGGAGTTATCCCAAACACTCCTCAATGGAGTGCTTAAATCCAAATATGACTATTGTTTGTGCCTGGCCGGGGATCAACCCACCGTCACCACCCGTACCATGCAGAACCTCCTGGACCAGCTGACCAATAGCCAGGACCCCACGAACACAATCTCTATTCTGGCCCGAGGCCGAACAGGATATCTTAAAAGTGCTGGAGGATTAGGGATGCCCTTTGCATGTCACACATCGCTCTTGAAGCGTTATCTTTCTGGAGCAGAGGATAATCTTAACCCCATACTACGGAGGATGGTGGCGGAGGGAGTGTCACTTTACGGGGTTCCGGGAGAGAATGAATTAGAACTGGTTAATATAAACCGTTACGATGATTATCTTAAGGTTTTAGATTGTTTAAGAAAATTAAATTGA
- a CDS encoding 50S ribosomal protein L40e: MARFEEAENRIFKIKICLKCNARNPPTAKTCRKCGYKGLRYKAKEPRG; encoded by the coding sequence ATGGCTAGATTCGAAGAAGCAGAGAACAGAATATTCAAGATCAAGATTTGTCTCAAATGTAACGCTCGAAACCCACCAACCGCCAAGACCTGTCGTAAGTGTGGATACAAGGGCTTGAGATACAAAGCCAAAGAACCAAGAGGATAA